The Blautia hydrogenotrophica DSM 10507 genome window below encodes:
- a CDS encoding electron transfer flavoprotein subunit beta/FixA family protein, translating to MRLLVSFKLCPDLELLKKEDIIVTEEMGIDTHFLPNIINCYDESALELVLRLRDKIKEGVVELSAFTVGGKQTELTLKGLRALGFLHTVRADAEQEEIQFFPELVAETLACYVKEHPQDCILLGREAPAGNHGVMAQLVSEKLNCPSVGPVIDLMEMDEKSVTILVSEGGSIKKQTIKLPCVLCVGNAVISKLRIATLRERMKVSKTESDNISLVYPDSRQMAKPEKITPIKAKRRCYQTWKTGKEAVQDVLRNGLQKVLEQI from the coding sequence ATGAGATTGTTAGTTTCGTTTAAGCTTTGTCCTGATCTTGAACTGCTAAAAAAGGAAGACATTATCGTAACGGAGGAAATGGGGATAGACACCCATTTCCTTCCTAATATTATAAATTGCTATGATGAAAGTGCGTTAGAGTTAGTGCTGCGTCTTCGTGACAAAATAAAAGAAGGCGTTGTTGAATTATCTGCATTTACTGTTGGAGGAAAACAGACAGAGCTCACTTTAAAAGGATTGAGAGCATTGGGGTTTCTTCATACGGTAAGGGCGGACGCTGAACAAGAAGAGATTCAATTTTTTCCAGAACTGGTGGCGGAAACGCTGGCATGTTATGTGAAAGAGCATCCGCAGGATTGTATATTGCTGGGAAGAGAAGCACCTGCTGGAAATCATGGCGTCATGGCTCAGTTGGTATCTGAAAAACTAAACTGTCCTTCTGTTGGTCCGGTTATCGATCTTATGGAAATGGATGAGAAGTCTGTGACAATTCTTGTGTCAGAGGGAGGAAGCATAAAGAAGCAGACCATAAAACTTCCGTGTGTATTATGTGTGGGGAATGCGGTAATCAGTAAATTAAGGATTGCTACTTTACGTGAACGGATGAAGGTATCGAAGACAGAAAGTGATAATATAAGCCTGGTATATCCGGATTCTAGGCAGATGGCGAAACCGGAAAAGATAACTCCGATAAAAGCAAAACGCCGGTGTTATCAAACCTGGAAAACAGGAAAAGAAGCGGTACAGGATGTGTTGCGGAATGGATTGCAGAAAGTGTTGGAGCAAATATGA
- a CDS encoding FAD-binding oxidoreductase → MSRRDEIAEKMKQIVGEENVVTDKEVLEDATHDRFRKYEGYHKVYTNPLPAAVVFVNNAEEVSSVLRYCNAKKINVVPRTGHSATEGGLETIVEDSIVLDGSHMNKIIEIDEVNMQATAECGVVLEDLENAVRKLGYTTGHSPQSKPIAQMGGLVATRSIGQFSTLYGGIEDMLAGVETVFPDGTICDIKAVPRRSAGPDIRHVVLGNEGALNFITKVTVKLWKYYPQFHECMGYTLDNMHDGLNIMREVMVEGYRPSVARLYDAEDGKEHFSHFAADKCVLLFVTEGPELISHATAEGIRKIMENHPECTQVETKLIETWFANLNWDAARIEEERKEVLETNNVCCTTEISAPWSAVHEIYDVCVKRIMEEIPDITIFGAHASHCYPNGINLYFVYWYNVVDCTPENEITKYHLPIKKIICEETIKAGGSMCHHHGVGKHRTHWIDKEHGSALYMVKKLKEAFDPNGIMNMGTILPYKGEKL, encoded by the coding sequence ATGAGCAGAAGAGATGAAATTGCAGAAAAAATGAAACAGATTGTGGGGGAAGAGAATGTTGTGACAGACAAAGAAGTGCTGGAAGACGCAACTCATGACAGATTTCGTAAATATGAGGGGTATCATAAGGTATACACGAATCCGTTGCCAGCAGCAGTTGTATTTGTGAACAATGCAGAAGAGGTGTCAAGTGTTCTTAGGTATTGTAATGCAAAGAAAATAAATGTCGTGCCAAGAACAGGGCATTCTGCAACAGAAGGCGGACTTGAGACTATCGTAGAAGATTCCATTGTGCTTGACGGATCTCATATGAACAAGATTATTGAGATTGATGAAGTAAACATGCAGGCAACAGCAGAATGTGGCGTTGTACTGGAAGATCTTGAAAATGCAGTGAGAAAACTTGGATATACTACAGGGCATTCTCCCCAGTCCAAACCGATTGCTCAGATGGGCGGTCTGGTAGCAACCCGATCAATCGGCCAGTTTTCTACTTTATACGGTGGAATAGAGGATATGCTAGCGGGAGTGGAGACGGTATTTCCGGACGGAACCATCTGTGATATTAAAGCGGTTCCTCGCAGAAGTGCGGGGCCGGATATTCGCCATGTGGTACTTGGCAACGAAGGGGCGCTGAATTTCATCACAAAAGTAACCGTAAAATTGTGGAAATATTATCCGCAGTTCCATGAATGTATGGGATATACCTTGGATAATATGCATGACGGATTAAATATTATGAGAGAAGTTATGGTAGAGGGATATCGCCCATCCGTCGCGAGATTATATGACGCGGAAGACGGAAAGGAGCATTTTTCACATTTTGCAGCGGACAAATGCGTTCTCTTGTTTGTGACAGAAGGACCGGAACTTATTTCCCATGCTACAGCGGAAGGAATCCGTAAGATTATGGAAAATCATCCGGAGTGTACCCAGGTGGAAACAAAGCTGATTGAAACTTGGTTTGCGAACCTAAACTGGGATGCGGCAAGAATCGAAGAGGAACGAAAAGAAGTTTTGGAGACCAATAATGTCTGCTGCACAACAGAAATTTCAGCGCCATGGAGTGCCGTACATGAAATTTATGATGTCTGTGTTAAAAGAATCATGGAAGAAATCCCAGATATCACTATATTTGGAGCGCATGCATCCCATTGCTATCCAAATGGAATCAATCTCTATTTTGTATATTGGTACAATGTAGTGGACTGTACGCCGGAGAATGAAATTACAAAATATCACCTGCCGATTAAGAAGATTATCTGTGAAGAGACTATCAAGGCAGGCGGTTCCATGTGTCACCACCATGGGGTAGGAAAACACCGCACACACTGGATAGACAAAGAACATGGCTCTGCGCTTTATATGGTGAAAAAGCTGAAGGAAGCGTTTGATCCGAACGGTATTATGAACATGGGAACAATCTTACCTTATAAAGGGGAAAAATTATGA
- a CDS encoding FGGY-family carbohydrate kinase produces the protein MKYVIGIDGGTQSTKVSVFTLDGKIVCEQKNALRPLYSPDADTAEHPDDDLWDSLKMTGHQVMEKFEGDPGDIIAIGLGSIRCCRTYLKKDGTLAYPVLNWMDKRLARPYPGDIPEFQYLSTTTGYLTVRLTGQFYDTAANYEGVYGPFDKETWNWSENPEDYVPYNIKRENLFDLVMPGEILGKVTKEAAADTGFPEGCPVIATANDKAAEGLGAGIIDDSSCLISLGTYIGGMVNGHEFNDSAQCYWSNLSAIPKRYLYEGMTGIRRGMWSVSWFKEILGEPWENLAKKEKTCVEQLLENEAVHIPAGSDGLITVPEFLCPNDIPYRKAMMIGFDGRHKRSHMYRSILEAIAMTMHMSMEDMFEEMGYKPERLIISGGGSKSKLFMQIFADVFGMPAVRNEVTDAAGVGAAICAAMGVGAYDSYEEAVNKMVRIEDAFQPDLENTELYARVENNVYRTIKNYSDPVNREIYRIFL, from the coding sequence ATGAAGTATGTGATCGGAATTGATGGAGGGACACAAAGTACGAAGGTTTCTGTCTTTACATTAGATGGAAAAATTGTCTGTGAGCAGAAGAATGCCTTACGGCCGCTTTATTCACCGGACGCGGATACTGCGGAGCATCCGGATGATGATTTGTGGGATTCTCTGAAGATGACGGGACATCAGGTTATGGAGAAATTTGAAGGAGATCCAGGAGATATTATTGCAATCGGTTTGGGAAGTATTCGATGCTGCCGTACGTACCTGAAAAAAGATGGAACGCTGGCGTACCCAGTTCTGAATTGGATGGATAAACGGCTTGCCAGACCATACCCGGGAGATATTCCAGAGTTTCAGTATCTGAGTACAACTACGGGTTATCTGACAGTGCGCCTTACCGGTCAATTCTACGATACGGCAGCCAATTATGAAGGAGTATATGGTCCATTTGACAAAGAAACCTGGAATTGGAGCGAAAATCCAGAGGATTATGTACCCTATAATATAAAGCGAGAAAACCTATTCGATCTGGTTATGCCAGGAGAAATATTGGGAAAGGTAACCAAAGAAGCTGCTGCAGATACTGGCTTCCCGGAAGGCTGTCCCGTCATTGCGACAGCAAATGACAAAGCGGCGGAAGGACTCGGAGCCGGAATCATTGATGATTCGTCCTGTCTGATTTCTCTCGGAACCTATATAGGCGGGATGGTCAATGGCCATGAGTTTAATGACAGCGCACAGTGCTATTGGTCAAATCTTTCTGCCATTCCTAAACGATATCTGTATGAAGGTATGACAGGAATACGGAGGGGAATGTGGAGCGTATCTTGGTTTAAAGAGATTCTTGGTGAACCATGGGAGAATCTTGCGAAGAAAGAAAAAACCTGTGTAGAACAGCTTCTTGAAAATGAGGCGGTTCATATTCCAGCCGGAAGTGACGGCTTGATTACGGTTCCAGAGTTTTTATGTCCGAATGATATTCCGTACAGAAAGGCTATGATGATAGGTTTCGATGGGAGACATAAACGGTCCCATATGTACCGTTCTATATTGGAAGCCATTGCAATGACGATGCATATGAGCATGGAAGACATGTTTGAAGAAATGGGATATAAGCCGGAACGGTTGATTATTTCTGGTGGAGGGTCAAAATCCAAATTGTTTATGCAGATTTTTGCGGATGTATTTGGAATGCCGGCCGTTCGAAATGAAGTTACGGACGCGGCAGGAGTGGGAGCGGCAATTTGTGCGGCCATGGGTGTAGGAGCTTATGACTCTTATGAAGAGGCAGTGAATAAGATGGTGCGTATTGAGGATGCGTTTCAGCCGGATCTTGAGAATACAGAATTATACGCCCGTGTAGAAAACAATGTATATAGGACAATTAAAAATTATTCGGACCCTGTAAACCGGGAAATTTATCGTATTTTTTTATAA
- a CDS encoding MFS transporter, with translation MENKKNKWITFAIICLTTGVITELPYMRWQLYEPLREFLGQNNTQFGMSASLFGLLSMILYIPGGWVADRFSHKILFTVSSIGCGLLGFWLAAAPGFTSVMIIHGLWSITNIGLFWPTMTKAIALLEDSQGQGKVFGYFEGVRGIFVVVMWLGLMQVFEHMGGMRMVIIVMSILAILSGILSFFFMPDNKDAEAASSGTILKDMGAALKYPVTWLCAGTILCVYSVYNASSYMQPYCQEVLGMTAVVAGYVGILRKDIIRLAAAPFSGWLSKKCGGRCAILIGAFGMMLVATLAVLLALPSGGNFVVMTIIIMVVSSFAIYGMRGMYYAIIGEAGTPAKIYGTVSGIAMFIGFSPDFFNPTLIGSWLDQYPGAAGYRMIFIYMLITMLVGIGFVILLVRHNKKNKVENVNAADE, from the coding sequence ATGGAAAATAAGAAAAATAAATGGATTACTTTCGCAATTATCTGTCTCACAACAGGAGTGATTACAGAACTTCCGTATATGCGGTGGCAGTTGTATGAGCCGCTCAGAGAATTTTTAGGTCAGAATAATACACAGTTTGGAATGTCTGCGAGCTTATTTGGACTGTTATCGATGATCTTATATATTCCGGGAGGATGGGTTGCGGATAGATTTTCCCATAAAATTTTGTTTACGGTATCTTCTATTGGATGTGGTCTGTTAGGCTTCTGGCTTGCCGCGGCGCCTGGTTTCACAAGCGTTATGATTATTCATGGTTTATGGTCGATTACGAATATCGGTTTATTCTGGCCAACTATGACAAAGGCGATAGCATTGCTGGAAGATAGTCAAGGACAGGGAAAGGTTTTTGGTTATTTCGAAGGCGTCCGAGGTATATTTGTCGTTGTTATGTGGCTGGGCTTGATGCAAGTTTTTGAGCATATGGGCGGAATGAGAATGGTAATTATTGTAATGTCCATTTTAGCCATTCTAAGTGGTATTTTGTCTTTCTTTTTTATGCCAGACAATAAAGATGCTGAAGCTGCAAGTTCTGGTACGATTTTAAAGGATATGGGCGCGGCACTGAAATATCCAGTAACATGGCTGTGCGCGGGAACTATCCTTTGTGTTTATTCTGTTTATAATGCATCTTCTTATATGCAGCCCTATTGTCAGGAAGTACTGGGGATGACAGCCGTAGTTGCCGGATATGTAGGAATTCTCAGGAAAGACATTATTCGTTTAGCAGCGGCTCCATTCAGCGGGTGGCTTTCTAAAAAATGCGGCGGAAGATGTGCGATCTTAATTGGGGCATTTGGGATGATGCTTGTGGCTACCCTGGCGGTGTTGCTTGCATTGCCGTCAGGCGGCAATTTTGTAGTGATGACGATTATTATTATGGTGGTCTCTTCCTTTGCGATTTATGGTATGCGCGGCATGTATTACGCAATTATTGGAGAAGCAGGAACCCCAGCAAAAATCTACGGAACTGTGTCAGGAATTGCCATGTTCATCGGATTTTCACCAGACTTTTTTAATCCGACGTTAATTGGAAGCTGGCTGGATCAATATCCAGGCGCTGCAGGATACAGAATGATCTTTATTTATATGCTGATTACGATGCTTGTGGGTATTGGATTCGTTATCCTATTAGTACGGCATAATAAGAAAAATAAAGTGGAAAACGTAAATGCTGCGGACGAATAA
- a CDS encoding SDR family oxidoreductase: MHNIEDFSLNLFSLKGKNAIVTGGNSGLGQGFATALAKAGANILAVSIMDDGGETKEIIEKCGVKYKLVITDITAEGNCKKVVDTCIETFGSVDILVNCAGRGINIQDVTKFGKDSWDKVVALNLSAAFEMTHEVCKPMIKQKSGKIINIGSLFTFLGGQWDPAYAATKHGISGLAKAMCDELGQWNIQVNTIAPGYFATKLTADTRANEDASRRILEHIPANRWGEVYDLMGACVFLASDASNYVNGTVLTVDGGYLVR, encoded by the coding sequence ATGCATAATATTGAAGATTTTAGTTTGAATTTATTTTCATTAAAAGGAAAAAACGCTATTGTAACGGGCGGTAATTCAGGTTTAGGCCAGGGGTTCGCGACAGCTCTTGCGAAAGCAGGTGCTAATATTCTTGCGGTAAGCATTATGGATGATGGCGGAGAGACAAAAGAAATTATTGAAAAATGCGGCGTAAAATACAAGTTGGTGATTACAGATATTACAGCAGAGGGAAATTGTAAAAAAGTAGTGGACACTTGTATAGAAACATTTGGCAGTGTTGATATTTTAGTAAACTGCGCAGGAAGAGGAATTAACATTCAGGATGTAACAAAGTTTGGAAAGGATTCTTGGGATAAAGTGGTTGCGTTGAACCTGTCAGCGGCCTTTGAAATGACACATGAGGTATGTAAGCCTATGATTAAGCAGAAGAGTGGAAAGATCATTAATATTGGATCGCTGTTTACGTTTTTGGGCGGCCAGTGGGATCCGGCTTACGCGGCAACAAAGCATGGGATTTCTGGTTTGGCAAAAGCCATGTGTGATGAACTTGGACAATGGAATATTCAGGTAAATACCATCGCACCGGGATACTTTGCTACTAAGCTGACAGCGGATACGAGAGCCAATGAAGATGCAAGCCGCAGGATTTTGGAACATATTCCGGCGAATCGCTGGGGAGAAGTTTATGACTTAATGGGAGCGTGCGTGTTTTTAGCCAGCGACGCGTCGAATTACGTTAATGGAACTGTTCTGACGGTTGATGGGGGTTATCTGGTTCGATAG
- a CDS encoding 6-phospho-beta-glucosidase, whose protein sequence is MGFRKDFMWGGATAANQCEGGIFEGNRGLANVDVCPSGPDRSAVITGQKKMLRMDEDHSYPAAEAIDMYHHFREDIKLFGEMGFKVYRLSIAWTRIFPKGDEQEPNAEGLQFYEEIFKECRKYQIQPLVTISHFDCPVHLIEAYGGWRNRKLIDFYLRLCEVLFRHYKDYVTYWLTFNEINMILHAPFMGAGLCFEEGEDQEKAKYQAAHHELVASALATKLAHEINPENKVGCMFAAGSAYPYSCKPQDVWEALLTDQENYFFVDVQARGYYPSYAVKRLEKKGVFPQMEPGDEKMLQSWPVDFISFSYYNSRCVAAPGGEQEEAEGNLFRSVKNPYLKFSEWGWPIDPLGLRITLNQVYDRYQKPLFVVENGLGAVDTPDENGYVEDDYRIDYLREHIRAMKAAVEEDGVDLIGYTSWGPIDLISASTGEMKKRYGFIYVDKQEDGSGTLRRFKKKSFEWYKRVIETNGEDLGES, encoded by the coding sequence ATGGGATTTCGAAAGGATTTTATGTGGGGCGGTGCCACGGCTGCGAATCAGTGTGAGGGAGGCATTTTCGAAGGCAATAGGGGATTGGCCAATGTGGATGTATGTCCTTCAGGCCCAGACCGAAGTGCAGTGATTACGGGGCAAAAGAAGATGTTGAGGATGGACGAAGACCACAGCTACCCGGCCGCGGAGGCCATCGATATGTACCACCATTTTCGGGAAGATATAAAATTGTTTGGAGAGATGGGATTTAAAGTCTATCGGCTGAGTATCGCATGGACCAGGATTTTTCCAAAGGGCGACGAGCAGGAGCCGAACGCTGAGGGACTTCAATTCTACGAAGAGATCTTCAAGGAATGCCGGAAATATCAGATTCAGCCGCTGGTGACGATTTCTCATTTTGACTGTCCGGTTCATCTGATCGAGGCATACGGCGGCTGGCGAAACCGGAAGCTGATCGATTTCTATCTGAGATTGTGTGAGGTTTTGTTCCGCCATTACAAAGACTATGTGACCTATTGGTTGACTTTCAACGAGATCAACATGATTCTTCACGCTCCGTTTATGGGTGCGGGGCTGTGCTTTGAGGAAGGAGAGGACCAGGAAAAGGCGAAGTACCAGGCGGCTCACCACGAGCTGGTAGCCAGTGCATTGGCGACGAAGCTGGCCCACGAAATAAACCCGGAAAATAAAGTGGGATGTATGTTCGCGGCAGGTAGCGCTTATCCTTATTCCTGTAAACCGCAGGATGTATGGGAGGCACTGCTGACCGACCAGGAAAATTACTTTTTTGTGGATGTGCAAGCCAGAGGCTACTATCCGTCCTACGCGGTGAAACGGTTGGAGAAGAAAGGGGTATTTCCCCAGATGGAGCCGGGGGATGAGAAGATGTTACAGAGCTGGCCCGTGGACTTTATCTCATTTTCCTATTACAACAGCCGGTGTGTGGCGGCTCCTGGAGGAGAGCAGGAAGAAGCGGAAGGAAATCTCTTCCGGTCTGTGAAGAACCCTTATCTGAAATTCAGTGAATGGGGCTGGCCCATTGATCCGCTGGGGTTGCGCATTACCTTAAATCAGGTCTATGACCGGTACCAGAAGCCGCTGTTTGTCGTGGAAAATGGTCTGGGGGCTGTGGATACTCCAGATGAGAATGGTTATGTGGAGGATGATTACCGGATTGATTACCTCAGAGAACATATCCGGGCTATGAAGGCTGCGGTAGAAGAGGATGGAGTCGATCTGATCGGCTATACGTCCTGGGGGCCTATTGACTTAATCAGTGCCAGTACCGGGGAGATGAAGAAACGCTATGGCTTCATCTACGTGGATAAACAGGAAGACGGCAGTGGTACGTTGAGACGTTTTAAGAAGAAATCCTTTGAGTGGTACAAGCGTGTGATTGAAACTAACGGTGAAGACCTTGGAGAATCATAA
- a CDS encoding beta-glucoside-specific PTS transporter subunit IIABC yields the protein MGKYENLAKDIVRNVGGKENVSSLTHCITRLRFKLKDESKANDEVLKDMEGVVTVMKSGGQYQVVIGNHVPEVYADVMPLLGLEEGEASQEDEGDEKSKNLFNRMIDVISGIFQPILGIMAACGMVKGFNALFVALGLYTDTCGGYLILNAIGDGLFTFMPVFLGYTAAKKFNMKPMLGLVIGAIMCYPSIQNSALSAGGEALYTLFQGTMFESQVYTDFFGIPLIAMDYTGTVVPVIFVVYFASKCEKLFQKFIPDLVKFFFVPMLTLLVAIPAGLLIIGPLATFGSTLIAEGVMAVRNFSPLLAGGIVGLFWQILVIFGLHWGFIPVYINNIMTNGFDNVMMPFFACTFATSAVVLAIFCKTKNRHLKEMALPNFISGIFGVTEPAIYGILLPLKKPFIISCVAGGIGGAFYGAFNFRKFMVGGMGIFELPAMIEPDGSWGNFIVALAGIGITMVIAFAATMILYKDKKEEAVEVQDGEETLKQVSEPEAAVQEKEEKQESLFVQTEIASPMKGKVLKLESIKDDAFASAVLGKGAAVLPEEGKVYAPADGVISTLFPTLHALGMETDEGVELLIHIGLDTVQLNGEGFEAKVSQGDRVKKGQLLVTFDKEFIESKGYCMETPVIVTNTDDFLEVVEIGEGETVPGDGLLKVLK from the coding sequence ATGGGAAAGTATGAGAACCTGGCAAAAGATATTGTCAGAAACGTGGGTGGAAAAGAAAATGTCAGCAGCCTAACCCACTGCATCACAAGACTTCGCTTTAAGTTAAAGGATGAAAGCAAAGCCAATGACGAAGTCTTAAAGGACATGGAAGGTGTCGTGACCGTGATGAAAAGCGGCGGCCAGTATCAGGTGGTAATTGGCAACCATGTACCGGAGGTTTACGCGGATGTGATGCCTCTGCTGGGTCTGGAAGAGGGCGAAGCCAGTCAGGAGGATGAAGGAGACGAGAAGTCCAAAAATCTCTTCAATAGGATGATCGACGTGATTTCCGGTATCTTCCAGCCTATCTTGGGAATTATGGCTGCCTGCGGTATGGTAAAGGGCTTCAACGCTCTGTTCGTAGCACTGGGGCTCTATACGGATACCTGCGGCGGATACCTGATTTTAAACGCCATCGGAGACGGGCTGTTTACCTTTATGCCGGTATTCCTGGGCTATACTGCGGCAAAGAAATTCAACATGAAGCCGATGCTGGGACTTGTAATCGGAGCGATCATGTGCTATCCGTCCATTCAGAATTCTGCGCTTTCGGCAGGTGGGGAAGCCTTATATACACTGTTTCAGGGGACGATGTTCGAGTCTCAGGTATACACAGATTTCTTTGGAATTCCGTTGATTGCCATGGACTATACAGGAACCGTCGTGCCGGTAATTTTCGTGGTATACTTTGCGTCAAAATGTGAAAAACTCTTCCAGAAATTCATTCCGGATTTGGTGAAGTTCTTCTTCGTGCCAATGTTGACGCTACTGGTGGCGATTCCGGCGGGACTTTTGATTATTGGACCGCTGGCAACCTTTGGTTCTACCCTGATTGCGGAGGGCGTTATGGCAGTGCGTAACTTCAGTCCTCTGCTGGCAGGCGGTATTGTGGGACTGTTCTGGCAGATTCTGGTAATCTTTGGCCTTCACTGGGGCTTTATTCCGGTGTATATCAACAATATCATGACCAATGGCTTTGACAATGTCATGATGCCGTTTTTCGCCTGCACCTTCGCGACCTCAGCTGTGGTGCTGGCAATCTTCTGTAAGACCAAAAACAGACACTTAAAGGAGATGGCTTTGCCAAACTTCATCTCTGGTATCTTCGGCGTGACGGAGCCGGCCATCTATGGTATTTTGCTGCCTTTGAAGAAACCGTTTATCATCAGCTGTGTGGCAGGCGGAATCGGCGGAGCATTTTACGGAGCCTTTAATTTCCGAAAATTTATGGTAGGCGGTATGGGAATCTTTGAGCTTCCGGCTATGATTGAGCCGGATGGAAGCTGGGGAAACTTTATCGTTGCTTTGGCTGGAATCGGAATTACCATGGTGATTGCGTTTGCGGCGACGATGATCCTGTATAAGGACAAGAAGGAAGAGGCTGTAGAGGTACAGGATGGTGAAGAGACTTTGAAGCAGGTTTCTGAGCCTGAGGCGGCTGTTCAGGAGAAAGAAGAAAAGCAGGAGAGCCTGTTTGTCCAGACGGAAATCGCAAGTCCGATGAAGGGAAAAGTTCTGAAATTGGAGTCTATCAAAGATGACGCGTTTGCTTCTGCGGTTTTGGGAAAAGGAGCAGCAGTGCTTCCAGAGGAAGGCAAGGTTTACGCACCGGCAGATGGCGTGATTTCCACGTTGTTCCCTACGCTTCATGCTTTGGGCATGGAGACGGATGAGGGAGTGGAGCTTCTGATTCATATTGGACTGGATACCGTGCAGTTAAACGGTGAAGGATTTGAAGCGAAGGTAAGCCAGGGCGACCGTGTCAAGAAGGGACAGCTACTAGTGACTTTTGACAAAGAATTCATCGAGAGCAAGGGGTACTGTATGGAGACGCCAGTGATTGTGACGAACACCGACGATTTTCTGGAAGTAGTGGAGATCGGTGAAGGCGAGACTGTTCCTGGCGACGGCCTGCTGAAAGTGCTGAAATAA
- the licT gene encoding BglG family transcription antiterminator LicT, with translation MKIHKVLNNNVAVVFDEKGREKIVMGRGICFKKKAGENVKEKEIDKIFSLQASDAQNKLQVLVQDLPMEHITVGEEIISEAKQRLGRELNDMIYISLIDHVHGAILRLLDGMTVKNALLWDIRRFYKEEFQIGLWALDLIEKKCHLRLPEDEAGFIALHLVNAQMEQKSMQNMFEITQIMQEVVNLVKYYFHVDFDEEDVYYYRFITHLKFFAKRLVDHKTYQEDDSDDLWNVIRTKYPDAYQCVEKIAQFIEKKYKHRLSKEEELYLTIHIERVIHKTNR, from the coding sequence GTGAAAATTCATAAGGTATTGAATAATAATGTGGCCGTAGTTTTCGATGAGAAGGGCCGGGAAAAGATCGTTATGGGGCGGGGCATCTGCTTTAAAAAGAAGGCAGGAGAGAACGTCAAGGAGAAAGAGATTGATAAGATTTTTTCTTTGCAGGCTTCCGATGCACAGAACAAATTGCAGGTTCTGGTACAGGACCTGCCGATGGAGCATATCACGGTGGGCGAGGAAATTATCTCAGAAGCGAAGCAGCGCCTTGGAAGAGAATTAAACGATATGATTTATATTTCCCTGATCGACCATGTGCATGGCGCAATTTTGCGGCTGCTGGATGGTATGACTGTGAAAAATGCCTTGCTCTGGGATATCCGGAGATTTTACAAAGAAGAATTTCAGATTGGTCTGTGGGCGTTGGACCTGATTGAAAAGAAATGTCATCTGCGTCTTCCAGAGGACGAAGCGGGATTCATTGCCCTGCATCTTGTCAATGCTCAGATGGAACAGAAGTCCATGCAGAATATGTTTGAGATTACGCAGATTATGCAGGAGGTTGTCAATCTCGTAAAATACTATTTTCATGTGGATTTTGACGAGGAAGACGTCTATTATTATCGTTTCATTACGCATTTAAAATTTTTTGCGAAGCGTTTGGTGGATCATAAAACGTACCAGGAGGATGACAGTGATGATCTTTGGAATGTGATCCGAACCAAATATCCGGATGCTTATCAGTGTGTGGAAAAAATTGCACAGTTCATCGAGAAAAAATATAAGCATCGTCTCTCGAAGGAGGAAGAACTGTACTTGACAATTCACATTGAGAGAGTGATTCATAAGACAAACCGCTAG
- a CDS encoding J domain-containing protein, with the protein MSKNPYDVLGISPDASDDEIKRAYRDLTKKYHPDANVNNPLAELAEEKFKEVQEAYDEIMKQRESGGGYSAYGSSAYGGGASYNGSPDVEMQAVFNYINSRHYREALNLLNRMPNRNAMWYYASGAANAGIGNNVVAREHAAQAVNMEPNNLQFRQLLNQLDWNSQRYQNSPYGGGYGTGGSSCGTGNVCCDLWCADSLCECMGGDLCSCM; encoded by the coding sequence ATGTCTAAGAACCCGTATGATGTGTTGGGGATATCCCCGGATGCATCGGATGATGAGATAAAGAGAGCATACAGAGACCTTACCAAAAAATACCACCCAGATGCCAATGTAAACAATCCTCTGGCAGAGCTGGCTGAGGAGAAATTTAAGGAGGTCCAGGAAGCTTATGACGAGATTATGAAGCAAAGAGAGTCTGGCGGCGGATATTCTGCTTACGGTTCTTCTGCTTATGGCGGAGGCGCCTCTTACAATGGCAGCCCGGATGTGGAGATGCAGGCTGTCTTTAACTACATTAACAGCAGACATTACCGGGAGGCATTGAATCTTTTGAATCGTATGCCAAACAGGAATGCGATGTGGTATTATGCCAGCGGCGCGGCGAACGCGGGAATCGGAAACAACGTGGTGGCTAGGGAACACGCGGCCCAAGCCGTAAACATGGAGCCGAATAATCTACAGTTTCGCCAACTTTTGAATCAGTTGGATTGGAACAGCCAAAGATACCAGAACAGTCCGTACGGGGGTGGATATGGGACAGGTGGAAGCTCTTGTGGAACTGGAAATGTCTGCTGCGATTTGTGGTGTGCGGACAGTTTATGTGAGTGTATGGGAGGAGATCTTTGTTCATGCATGTAA